One genomic window of Dama dama isolate Ldn47 chromosome 7, ASM3311817v1, whole genome shotgun sequence includes the following:
- the TDRD6 gene encoding tudor domain-containing protein 6, with amino-acid sequence MCSTPGLPTPGASLVLRVSFVDVQPEVIPVQLWGLLGERRDEYVRLSREIQEAAAAARGPWMLGGASALPGELCLVQVGRLWHRGRVVSRQAQESRVFLLDEGRTIAAGADSLAPGRSEFFHLPSEVLGCVLASLVPAGGGGEPQHWAASAVDFLSRLQGKEVHGRVLDVLLLHRLVLLEVPELSQRMQELGLARQVPDSLFRSLLKRYLSATTPVLGPRAPVVPRVSPKQEQPGLDYFYPQLQLGVTEPVVVTQVCHPHRIHCQLRSLSQEIHRLSESMAQVYRGSPGTGDQHSTSGPWEEREESPDKPGSPCASCGLDGLWYRALLLETFRPQRCAQVLHVDYGRKELVSCSSLRYLLPEYFRMPVVTYPCALYGLWDGGRGWSRSQVGDLKALILGQAVNAKIEFYCSFEHVYYVTLYGEDGINLNCVFGVQSCCLADRFLQSQGREEEEAEEEPETAFQCQSSAEEMDEEISLPTLPSIRLKMNTFYDAQVEFVKNPSEFWIRLRKHNGTFSKLMKKMCSFYASASKLDGVILKPEADDLCCVKWKENGYFRAMVTRLDDQNVDVFLVDRGNSENVDRYDVRMLLPQFRRLPILALQCTLADIWPLGENWSQEAISFFKKTVLHKELVIHVLDKQDNQYIIEILDESRTGEENISKVMAQAGFAKYQEFETKDSLSLSVHSPGHVSNHFTTDSNGISSAKKEVEQKDMRDGKTTAVPEVVTDTAVTTNISAGLVQDNETRVSVYSPLVQNFLGIEPGSACKGELQVGSTVEVRVSCIENPGYFWCQLTRNTQRFKALMCSIQDYCNNTAPPHQGTTPACLAKRTADGKWSRALITGAQSSEHVNIVFVDYGDKEMVSVKNIYSIAEEFLKAKVQAFRCSLYNLIQPMGQNPFLWDEKAIQAFIEFIDNAQENHLHLKCTVFALASIHDEELFNVVDLLTPFRSVCHFLVEKRLARPVKLQKPLEFSVQLHSYFYSTHDIKIGSEESVYITHVDDPWTFYCQLGRNASILEQLSHHITQLSQVLLHLRTSHLIPGTLCLAKYTDGNWRRGVIIEKEPNKVFFVDFGNIYVVTSDDLCAVPSDAHDVLLLPMQAVKCSLSDIPDHIPEEITAWFRETVLDKSLKALVVAKDPDGRLIIELYNDTMQINANINEKLGLLGYKGRTRRKKSKALLSTAETLEVKKEDVKLSPTGYLSKSENKPDSMALLGELYKPRISSACRELKFLQSSTKTNLVTHHQDSVGNKNNQVSPLTTDKKLESLAEPSLKATKLEASLSERKLRDSCDKGLPLKISEFPQKAIMPGFKTTVYVSHINDLSDFYVQLTEDEAEIDRLSERLNDTRTRPEYYAGPPLQRGDVICAVFPEDNLWYRAMVKEPQPNDLLSVQFIDYGNVSVVHTNNIGKLDRVNALLPGLCIPCSLKGFAVPGILNHKEVIHYFSQRTDEAQIRCEFVQFQDKWEVTLADEHGIIAEDMVSRYAFSEKSQLGFSTQIVQGVCSTSVRKTDVDTSMFLNWYNPKMKMIRAYATVIDGPEYFWCQFADTEKLQHLEVEVQTAGEQVRDGRSRIHCPRIGDPCIVRYREDGRYYRALVTSICEDYLVSIRLVDFGNIEDSVDPKALWNIPSELLAMPMQAFPCCLSGFNISQGTCPREGCDYFYKIVTEDVLEITILDIKRDVCDIPLAIVDLKSKGESISEKMKKYSKIGMSSSDLRYEKNDAEIKGALGLPSPDVGFKKSSSKAGQERILHVESQTAELLERLNKDLDILEMQPGKFCDPQTGNIFEAFENPGKDKIGTKLLEEKVKGLLGDKAKCDDKYPMPGFNTFLPHATEAKEVLELNSLEVPLSPDDESKEFLELESIELQHSLVGDEEKEDLGLVPPTITLPQGCDPEVTLPPLPGQLPLNGEDEKQPELELPTAQLCLEDRINPLSLRVSQKAQESLCTEDLRGSSCAESFDEERRLHLHKQTCNAKMQLEMSIYKEEFTKDTKRDAVSSLTSLFSEEYRDARKHNYTLPDHIPAQPENMYTLKGFTVGSKCVVWSSLRNTWSKCEILEIAEEGTKVLDLSNGIEEVVNPENVWNGIPKLDKSPSEKRGLEMIRDLTVDL; translated from the exons GCTGCGGGTGTCCTTCGTGGACGTGCAGCCCGAGGTGATTCCCGTGCAGCTGTGGGGGCTGCTGGGCGAGCGGCGAGACGAGTACGTGCGGCTGAGCCGGGAGATCCAGGAAGCGGCGGCGGCCGCGCGCGGCCCGTGGATGCTGGGCGGCGCCTCGGCTTTGCCTGGCGAGCTGTGCCTGGTGCAGGTGGGGCGGCTGTGGCACCGCGGCCGCGTGGTCAGCCGGCAGGCGCAGGAGAGCCGCGTCTTCCTGCTGGACGAGGGCCGCACCATCGCGGCCGGGGCGGACTCACTGGCTCCCGGGCGCAGCGAGTTCTTCCACCTGCCGTCGGAGGTGCTGGGCTGCGTGCTGGCCAGCCTGGTGCCGGCGGGCGGCGGGGGCGAGCCCCAGCACTGGGCGGCCAGCGCCGTGGACTTCCTTAGCCGCCTGCAGGGCAAGGAAGTGCACGGGCGCGTCCTGGACGTGCTGCTGCTCCACCGCCTGGTCCTCCTGGAGGTGCCCGAGCTGTCCCAGCGGATGCAGGAGCTCGGCCTGGCCCGGCAGGTGCCCGACAGTCTCTTCCGCTCTCTGCTTAAGCGCTACCTCTCGGCCACCACGCCTGTCCTGGGCCCCAGGGCCCCGGTGGTCCCGCGAGTCTCCCCTAAGCAGGAGCAGCCTGGCCTGGATTACTTCTACCCTCAGCTGCAGCTGGGCGTGACGGAGCCCGTGGTGGTTACCCAGGTGTGCCATCCCCACCGCATTCACTGCCAGCTCCGCAGCCTCTCGCAGGAGATCCACCGCCTCTCCGAGAGCATGGCTCAGGTATACCGGGGTTCCCCGGGGACTGGGGACCAGCACTCTACCAGTGGCccctgggaggagagagaggagagcccAGACAAGCCGGGCTCTCCTTGCGCATCCTGCGGGTTGGATGGACTTTGGTACAGGGCGCTCTTGCTTGAGACTTTCCGGCCCCAGCGCTGTGCCCAGGTGCTTCACGTCGACTACGGAAGGAAGGAGCTAGTGAGTTGCAGTAGCCTCCGCTACCTGCTGCCTGAATATTTTAGGATGCCCGTGGTGACCTACCCTTGCGCACTGTACGGACTCTGGGATGGTGGGAGAGGTTGGTCTCGGTCACAGGTCGGTGACCTGAAGGCCCTGATTCTGGGCCAGGCAGTGAACGCAAAGATTGAATTTTATTGTTCCTTCGAGCATGTGTATTACGTCACCTTATATGGCGAAGATGGGATTAATCTTAACTGTGTGTTCGGAGTGCAGTCCTGTTGCTTGGCTGACCGGTTCCTTCAGAGccagggcagagaggaggaggaggcggaggaaGAACCGGAAACAGCTTTTCAGTGTCAATCTTCTGcggaagaaatggatgaagagATTTCACTCCCCACCTTACCGTCTATCAGGTTAAAGATGAACACCTTCTATGATGCCCAGGTGGAGTTTGTGAAAAATCCTTCCGAGTTTTGGATTAGATTGAGGAAACACAATGGCACCTTCAGCAAACTGATGAAGAAAATGTGCAGTTTCTATGCCTCCGCCAGTAAGCTGGATGGTGTCATCTTGAAACCTGAAGCCGATGATCTTTGCTGTgtcaaatggaaagaaaatggcTACTTCCGGGCTATGGTCACCCGACTAGACGACCAGAATGTGGATGTGTTCTTAGTTGACCGGGGCAATTCGGAAAACGTGGACCGGTATGACGTGAGGATGCTCCTGCCTCAGTTTCGGCGGCTGCCAATATTGGCCCTGCAGTGCACCCTGGCCGATATTTGGCCTTTGGGAGAAAACTGGAGCCAAGAGgcgatttccttttttaaaaagactgtgcTCCACAAAGAGTTAGTTATCCATGTGCTTGATAAGCAGGATAATCAGTATATTATTGAGATTCTTGATGAATCAAGAACAGGGGAGGAAAACATTAGTAAGGTGATGGCTCAAGCTGGATTTGCCAAGTACCAGGAATTTGAAACGAAGGACAGTCTTTCCCTGAGTGTCCACTCTCCAGGGCATGTTTCAAACCATTTTACCACAGACAGTAACGGAATATCTTCTGCCAAGAAGGAAGTAGAACAAAAAGACATGAGAGATGGTAAAACTACAGCTGTTCCAGAAGTAGTGACTGACACAGCAGTTACGACAAACATTTCAGCTGGACTTGTCCAGGACAACGAGACAAGAGTGTCTGTTTATTCTCCCCTGGTACAGAATTTCTTGGGAATTGAGCCAGGCTCTGCTTGTAAAGGAGAGCTACAAGTTGGAAGTACAGTGGAAGTCAGAGTTTCTTGCATTGAAAATCCTGGCTATTTTTGGTGTCAGCTGACCAGGAACACACAAAGATTTAAAGCACTCATGTGTAGCATTCAGGACTATTGCAACAACACAGCTCCTCCCCACCAGGGAACGACTCCTGCTTGTCTGGCAAAACGGACAGCAGATGGAAAATGGTCCAGAGCTCTAATTACCGGGGCACAATCTTCAGAGCATGTCAACATCGTATTTGTAGATTATGGAGACAAAGAAATGGTATCTGTGAAGAATATTTATTCAATTgctgaagaatttctaaaggctAAGGTTCAGGCTTTTAGGTGCAGCCTTTATAATTTAATTCAGCCAATGGGACAAAatccttttctttgggatgagAAGGCAATCCAAGCttttattgaatttatagatAATGCACAGGAAAACCATCTACACTTAAAGTGCACAGTATTTGCTCTGGCTTCCATTCATGATGAAGAACTGTTTAATGTGGTGGATCTACTAACACCTTTCCGGAGTGTATGTCATTTTTTGGTAGAAAAGAGACTTGCAAGGCCAGTAAAACTTCAGAAACCTCTGGAGTTCTCTGTTCAGCTCCATTCTTACTTCTATTCTACACATGACATCAAAATTGGAAGTGAAGAATCAGTGTACATAACACATGTTGATGACCCTTGGACATTTTATTGCCAGCTGGGAAGAAATGCAAGTATTTTAGAACAGCTGTCCCATCATATTACACAATTAAGTCAAGTTTTGCTGCATTTAAGAACATCTCACTTGATCCCTGGCACACTGTGCCTTGCCAAGTATACTGACGGAAACTGGCGTAGGGGGGTAATCATAGAGAAAGAACCAAATAAAGTGTTCTTTGTTGATTTTGGGAACATTTATGTGGTAACAAGTGATGATCTGTGCGCAGTGCCTAGCGATGCACATGATGTCTTACTTTTGCCCATGCAAGCTGTTAAATGTTCGTTGTCTGATATTCCTGATCACATACCAGAAGAGATTACAGCATGGTTCCGGGAGACTGTTTTAGATAAGTCATTGAAGGCTCTGGTCGTAGCCAAAGATCCAGATGGAAGACTGATTATTGAACTATACAATGATACCATGCAAATTAATGCTAATATTAATGAGAAGTTAGGGCTTCTGGGTTACAAAGGTAGGACAAGGAGAAAAAAGAGCAAAGCACTCCTCTCTACAGCTGAAACTCTTGAAGTGAAAAAGGAAGATGTGAAGTTGTCACCTACAGGGTATTTAAGTAAATCAGAGAACAAACCCGATAGTATGGCACTCTTAGGAGAATTGTACAAACCTAGGATCAGCTCAGCGTGTAGGGAACTCAAATTTTTACAGAGTTCAACAAAGACAAACTTAGTCACTCATCACCAGGACTCtgtgggaaataaaaataatcaagtgTCTCCATTAACAACAGACAAGAAATTAGAAAGTTTGGCCGAGCCCTCCTTGAAAGCCACAAAACTAGAAGCCTCTCTTTCAGAGAGAAAACTAAGAGATTCATGTGACAAAGGTTTGCCTCTAAAAATTTCTGAGTTCCCTCAGAAGGCTATAATGCCTGGATTTAAAACAACTGTGTATGTTTCTCATATAAATGACCTTTCAGACTTTTACGTTCAACTAACAGAAGATGAGGCTGAAATTGATCGtctttcagagaggttaaatgatacTAGAACAAGGCCTGAATATTATGCAGGTCCACCTTTGCAAAGGGGAGATGTAATATGTGCTGTTTTCCCAGAAGACAATTTATGGTATCGTGCTATGGTCAAGGAACCACAACCCAATGACCTTCTCTCTGTGCAGTTTATAGATTATGGCAATGTTTCTGTAGTTCACACCAACAATATAGGCAAACTTGACCGTGTTAATGCACTGTTACCAGGACTGTGCATTCCCTGTTCCTTAAAGGGATTTGCAGTTCCTGGGATTTTAAACCATAAGGAAGTGATACATTACTTTTCCCAAAGGACAGATGAGGCTCAAATAAGATGCGAATTTGTTCAGTTTCAAGACAAATGGGAAGTTACTCTTGCTGATGAACACGGGATCATAGCTGAAGATATGGTAAGCAGATATGCATTCAGTGAAAAATCTCAACTAGGATTTTCTACCCAAATAGTTCAAGGGGTCTGTTCCACATCAGTCAGGAAAACAGATGTAGACACTTCTATGTTTCTTAACTGGTATAACCCAAAGATGAAGATGATAAGAGCTTATGCCACGGTGATCGACGGACCTGAATATTTTTGGTGTCAGTTTGCGGATACCGAGAAACTTCAGCATTTAGAAGTGGAAGTACAGACTGCGGGAGAGCAGGTGAGAGATGGGAGAAGTCGTATCCACTGCCCTCGTATTGGAGATCCTTGCATAGTGAGATACAGAGAAGATGGGCGTTATTATAGGGCCCTTGTCACCAGTATTTGTGAAGATTATCTTGTGTCCATCAGACTTGTGGACTTTGGAAACATTGAagactccgtggacccaaaagcaCTCTGGAACATCCCTTCTGAGCTTTTGGCCATGCCCATGCAAGCCTTTCCATGTTGCCTCTCAGGATTTAATATTTCACAGGGCACATGCCCTCGTGAGGGATGTGACTACTTTTACAAAATAGTTACAGAAGATGTGTTGGAGATAACAATATTAGACATCAAAAGGGACGTTTGTGATATCCCTTTAGCCATTGTTGACTTGAAAAGCAAAGGTGAAAGCAttagtgagaaaatgaagaaatattctAAGATTGGTATGAGTAGCAGTGATCtgaggtatgaaaaaaatgatgcAGAAATAAAGGGAGCTCTCGGGCTCCCCAGTCCCGATGTTGGATTTAAGAAATCAAGCAGTAAAGCTGGACAAGAGAGAATACTTCATGTTGAATCGCAGACAGCTGAGCTCTTGGAAAGACTCAACAAAGACTTAGACATCCTTGAAATGCAACCAGGTAAATTCTGTGACCCCCAAACTggtaacatttttgaagcttttgaaaACCCAGGCAAAGATAAGATTGGCACCAAGTTGCTGGAAGAAAAAGTCAAAGGCCTACTGGGTGACAAAGCAAAGTGTGATGATAAGTACCCAATGCCAGGATTTAACACATTCTTACCACATGCCACCGAAGCAAAGGAGGTCCTGGAACTGAATTCTCTCGAGGTACCACTTTCTCCTGATGATGAGTCCAAAGAGTTCCTGGAGCTGGAATCCATCGAGTTGCAgcattccctggttggggatgaGGAGAAAGAAGATCTGGGCCTGGTGCCTCCAACCATTACTCTTCCCCAAGGCTGTGACCCAGAGGTCACCCTGCCACCATTGCCGGGGCAGCTGCCCCTCAACGGTGAGGATGAGAAACAGCCTGAGCTAGAATTGCCTACAGCCCAGCTGTGTCTGGAGGACAGAATAAACCCTTTGTCTTTAAGAGTTAGTCAGAAAGCCCAAGAATCCCTGTGCACTGAGGACCTGAGAGGATCTAGTTGTGCAGAAAGCTTTGATGAGGAGCGTAGGCTGCACCTGCACAAACAGACTTGCAATGCCAAGATGCAGCTTGAAATGAGTATCTATAAAGAAGAATTTACCAAAGATACAAAGAGAGATGCCGTGTCGTCACTGACCTCTCTGTTTTCTGAAGAATACAGAGATGCAAGGAAACACAATTACACCTTACCAGATCATATCCCAG CTCAACCAGAGAACATGTACACTCTGAAAGGATTTACTGTCGGATCCAAATGTGTTGTGTGGTCAAGTCTCAGAAATACGTGGTCTAAATGTGAGATTCTGGAAATAGCTGAAGAGGGCACAAAG gTTTTGGACCTTTCAAATGGCATAGAGGAGGTAGTGAACCCTGAGAATGTCTGGAATGGTATACCCAAATTGGATAAGAGTCCATCTGAG aAAAGAGGCCTGGAGATGATAAGAGATTTAACTGTGGATCTGTAA